One Pseudanabaena sp. ABRG5-3 DNA segment encodes these proteins:
- a CDS encoding prohibitin family protein, whose amino-acid sequence MFSIKLGKSLWSLNKKRYWFGGIAFVALAIVIPKSFAVVNTGERGILVTFNKAQEVLLNEGTHPIIPFVSSVRVVNIRVQRTDVEGTARTKDLQKITTKVALNWQISPDKIQQVYQQFGNNEELVARIINPVLEEIVKASIPVRSLEKNLIERTELKQELEIKAKQRLEAYGIVITDLSVLNVTASDEFTKATEEKQIAEQKAISAKIVAEQELQKADYESKKAAKDAEALIARAKGQAESQKLLQSSLSPEILQKQAIEKWDGKFPVVMSSNGALPFININAPTGNPTENK is encoded by the coding sequence ATGTTTAGCATTAAGCTGGGTAAATCCCTTTGGTCATTGAATAAAAAGCGCTATTGGTTTGGAGGTATAGCTTTTGTGGCTTTGGCTATAGTTATTCCTAAATCCTTTGCAGTGGTCAATACAGGAGAGCGAGGTATTCTTGTAACTTTTAATAAGGCTCAAGAAGTTCTCTTAAACGAAGGTACTCACCCTATTATTCCTTTTGTATCATCAGTAAGAGTTGTAAATATCCGTGTTCAACGAACGGACGTTGAAGGAACTGCGCGTACTAAGGATTTACAGAAAATTACTACCAAAGTTGCTCTCAATTGGCAAATTTCACCAGATAAAATCCAACAAGTTTATCAACAATTTGGGAATAATGAAGAGTTGGTAGCTAGAATCATCAATCCAGTCCTAGAGGAAATTGTGAAGGCGAGTATTCCCGTAAGGAGTCTTGAAAAGAATTTGATCGAACGCACGGAACTAAAGCAGGAACTAGAAATAAAGGCTAAACAGCGATTAGAGGCTTATGGCATTGTGATAACCGATCTATCAGTTTTGAATGTCACAGCGTCTGACGAGTTCACTAAAGCAACAGAAGAGAAACAAATTGCCGAGCAAAAAGCAATTTCGGCAAAAATTGTCGCAGAACAGGAATTGCAAAAGGCTGACTACGAGTCGAAAAAAGCAGCCAAAGATGCAGAAGCACTGATCGCTCGTGCTAAAGGACAAGCAGAGTCGCAAAAACTTTTGCAGTCATCATTGAGTCCAGAAATTTTACAGAAACAAGCGATCGAGAAATGGGATGGTAAATTTCCAGTAGTGATGTCTAGTAATGGAGCTTTACCCTTTATTAACATCAATGCTCCCACTGGCAATCCCACCGAAAATAAATAG
- a CDS encoding DUF4019 domain-containing protein: protein MYRQLSRALFAPILATILISSCGLMDQLMKGKEIAENAVVEFHNRLNAQQCNEIYEQADNRFKQKHGKNDAINACKTIHKQFGQVKSSSLLGYNINSTPTETLATLKYTTEFSQVSVSEEFVFIIEGNQARVVEYSLIQ from the coding sequence ATGTATAGACAATTATCTCGCGCTCTTTTTGCTCCGATCCTAGCAACAATTTTAATATCATCCTGTGGCTTGATGGATCAACTTATGAAAGGTAAGGAGATTGCTGAAAATGCAGTTGTAGAATTCCACAATCGTCTTAATGCTCAACAATGTAATGAAATCTATGAACAAGCAGATAATCGCTTCAAACAAAAACATGGAAAAAATGATGCAATCAATGCTTGCAAAACTATCCACAAACAATTTGGGCAAGTAAAAAGCTCTAGCTTATTAGGATATAACATCAATTCTACCCCTACTGAAACTTTAGCAACGCTAAAATATACCACTGAGTTTTCTCAAGTCAGTGTCTCCGAAGAATTTGTATTTATCATCGAAGGTAATCAAGCAAGAGTCGTAGAATACAGCCTCATTCAATAG
- a CDS encoding vWA domain-containing protein, with protein MLNRIFIKKKLENSFKFSRFVQTWNRKIWIWFICGLCLSILVACGVTKIDSTESAYKAIQDYYLPKIKVEQALISDELASKIEIGQIQEPPPKVENFPLYGAQPSNDPNISYIEIFSSAEKASGDRPDERWLVDVAEAFNAKKLRLASGKVIQVGIRNIPSGLGAKIIASRAVKPVGYTPTTNLWLELLKNEGIQTKVISPMLVPNHAVLVLQPQIYQSLAANREVNFDIVLDAILAGKLKVGYANPYAGSPALNLLYSLFWRASGHIKDKNPLTISDLQSPQISSVFDAFQKQVSLTTLTYLDLKQIFIRDPQSPKLGAFIMEYQSYATLKRLAGFENLAYVPFGVPHSSPLVGFDWNSPEQEEALREFAKFATSEAMQALAQQKGFETTNYLKAKDFPPVPNGEVLKYALSFWKQRKDGKRTVYMEIVIDTSGSMSGERIKAVKEGLRSATNEINAGNQVGLITFSNRVKNVVNLAPFDTLQHKRLLSAIEDLQADGETALYDAVIVGLGQLADRYKSDNSGIFRLLLLTDGEANVGLKFDEVKDLMRYSDVRIYPIAYGEVNQKELAAIASLRESTVQTGTPKNVQNILKEIFQTNL; from the coding sequence ATGCTAAATAGGATATTCATAAAGAAAAAATTAGAAAATAGCTTTAAATTTTCTCGCTTTGTCCAGACTTGGAACCGAAAAATATGGATTTGGTTTATTTGTGGTCTTTGTCTCAGTATCCTTGTAGCTTGCGGAGTAACAAAAATTGATTCTACAGAGTCTGCCTACAAAGCTATTCAAGACTATTACCTCCCTAAGATTAAAGTTGAACAAGCACTAATATCTGATGAACTAGCATCCAAAATTGAGATTGGACAAATTCAAGAACCTCCTCCCAAAGTTGAAAATTTTCCTCTCTATGGAGCGCAACCATCAAACGATCCAAATATTTCTTACATTGAGATTTTTAGTTCCGCTGAAAAAGCAAGTGGCGATCGCCCAGATGAGCGCTGGCTAGTTGATGTTGCTGAAGCATTCAATGCAAAGAAGCTAAGATTGGCATCGGGTAAAGTGATTCAAGTTGGAATACGCAATATTCCCTCTGGGTTAGGCGCAAAAATAATAGCTTCTAGAGCTGTCAAGCCTGTTGGCTATACACCAACAACTAATCTGTGGCTTGAGTTACTTAAAAATGAAGGAATTCAAACAAAAGTAATCTCACCAATGCTAGTTCCCAACCATGCCGTCTTAGTTTTACAACCTCAGATTTATCAAAGTCTGGCGGCTAATCGAGAAGTCAATTTTGATATTGTTCTAGATGCGATTCTCGCAGGCAAGCTTAAAGTTGGCTATGCCAATCCCTATGCTGGATCTCCTGCCCTTAATCTTCTTTATTCGCTTTTTTGGAGAGCCTCAGGACATATAAAAGATAAAAACCCTTTAACGATCTCTGATCTTCAGTCTCCCCAGATAAGTTCCGTCTTCGATGCTTTTCAAAAGCAAGTTTCTTTAACGACACTGACCTATTTGGATCTAAAACAAATTTTTATTCGCGATCCTCAGTCTCCCAAATTAGGAGCCTTCATCATGGAATATCAAAGCTATGCGACTTTAAAGCGCCTTGCGGGGTTTGAAAATCTGGCTTATGTTCCTTTTGGCGTTCCTCATAGTAGTCCACTGGTCGGGTTTGACTGGAACAGTCCTGAACAAGAAGAAGCATTAAGAGAGTTTGCCAAATTCGCAACATCCGAAGCAATGCAAGCTTTGGCTCAGCAAAAAGGTTTTGAGACAACAAACTATCTCAAAGCCAAAGATTTTCCACCTGTTCCCAATGGCGAAGTTTTGAAATATGCACTCTCGTTTTGGAAGCAAAGAAAAGACGGCAAACGTACTGTGTACATGGAGATCGTCATTGATACGAGCGGCTCAATGAGTGGAGAACGGATCAAGGCTGTTAAAGAAGGCTTGCGGAGTGCTACTAATGAAATTAATGCTGGCAATCAAGTTGGGTTGATCACTTTTAGTAATCGCGTTAAGAATGTGGTTAATCTTGCACCCTTTGATACTTTGCAGCACAAGCGTCTGCTATCAGCGATCGAAGATCTCCAAGCTGACGGTGAGACCGCTTTGTATGATGCTGTTATTGTTGGGTTAGGACAGCTTGCTGACCGCTACAAATCTGACAATTCAGGCATTTTTCGTTTACTACTGCTGACCGATGGAGAAGCAAATGTCGGTTTGAAATTTGATGAGGTAAAAGACTTAATGCGTTATAGCGATGTGAGGATTTATCCGATCGCTTATGGCGAAGTCAATCAGAAAGAACTGGCGGCGATCGCTTCTTTGCGAGAATCTACAGTACAAACTGGAACACCTAAAAATGTCCAAAATATTCTGAAAGAAATCTTTCAAACTAACCTGTAA
- a CDS encoding VWA domain-containing protein, with product MFANIINKISNKLRDRLFKNLKSLRSLWFVIGLSMTLIVACGTIKIDSFETASKAIQSDFLPKIKIEQALVSDAAAARYSTDSIKEPLPKIEDFPLYGAQPTNDAKQVYVEIFSSAEKANAQRQDERWLVDVAEAFNAKNVTLKSGQVIRVGIRNIASGLGERLIASKTIKPAGFSPSNDLWVEILKSDGIPTKEIAPVLQANGTGFAVRGDTYQELAKSGEVTFERLLDAITTGKLSIGYPNPYSSSTALNLLYTILWQAAGHDRDKQPLTVQDLKVPQVSSVFDAFQKQVIVTSVTTLELKDIFVRDQQKMQAFPLDGVAFTALKKLPGFEQVAYVPFGMPHNAPLVGFDWNTPEQQEALQKFAEFATSEPMQKLAFATPEVLEYIKRKNLPATPSGEVLKTALTFWKQRKDGGRTVYMMMVIDTSGSMAGARMQSLKEGLRIATKEINAGNQVGLITFSDRVKNIVNLFPFDALQHKRLLAAIDALEADGNTALYDGAIAGLAPLMERRKADPTGVFRLLLLTDGEVTTGLKFEEVKDLMKFSDVRIYPIAYGEVNQKELAAIAALRESTVQIGTPQNVQNLLKEIFQTNL from the coding sequence ATGTTTGCCAATATCATCAATAAAATTTCAAATAAGCTACGCGATCGCCTATTCAAAAACCTCAAAAGTCTGAGATCACTTTGGTTTGTGATCGGGTTGAGCATGACATTGATTGTAGCTTGTGGAACGATAAAAATTGACTCTTTTGAGACAGCCAGCAAAGCAATTCAAAGTGATTTTCTGCCTAAAATTAAAATTGAACAAGCATTAGTTTCTGATGCGGCAGCAGCGAGATATTCCACTGACAGCATTAAAGAACCATTACCAAAGATTGAAGACTTTCCTTTGTATGGCGCTCAGCCGACCAATGATGCAAAACAAGTTTATGTTGAGATTTTTAGCTCTGCGGAAAAAGCTAATGCTCAAAGACAAGATGAGCGATGGCTCGTAGACGTTGCTGAAGCTTTCAATGCTAAAAACGTTACATTAAAATCGGGTCAGGTAATCCGAGTCGGGATTCGGAATATTGCCTCTGGTTTAGGCGAAAGGTTGATTGCATCTAAAACGATTAAACCTGCTGGTTTCAGTCCATCCAACGATTTGTGGGTCGAAATCCTCAAAAGCGATGGTATTCCCACAAAAGAGATCGCCCCAGTCTTACAAGCCAATGGAACTGGCTTTGCAGTGAGAGGTGACACTTACCAAGAATTAGCTAAAAGCGGGGAAGTAACTTTTGAGCGCCTACTTGATGCTATTACTACAGGCAAGTTGTCTATTGGCTATCCCAATCCCTATTCGAGTTCAACTGCGCTCAACCTTCTCTATACAATTCTTTGGCAAGCCGCAGGACACGATCGCGACAAGCAGCCACTAACAGTACAAGACTTAAAGGTTCCACAAGTTAGTTCTGTATTTGATGCTTTTCAGAAGCAAGTGATTGTCACATCAGTGACAACTCTAGAACTAAAAGATATCTTTGTACGCGATCAACAAAAAATGCAAGCCTTTCCCCTTGATGGAGTAGCTTTTACAGCCCTGAAAAAACTTCCAGGATTTGAGCAGGTTGCCTATGTTCCTTTTGGAATGCCTCATAATGCACCTTTAGTTGGCTTTGATTGGAATACTCCCGAACAGCAAGAAGCACTACAAAAGTTCGCTGAATTTGCTACTTCTGAACCTATGCAGAAACTTGCGTTTGCCACTCCTGAAGTATTGGAATATATCAAACGCAAGAACTTACCTGCTACCCCTTCAGGAGAAGTCCTGAAAACTGCACTCACTTTCTGGAAACAGCGCAAAGATGGTGGGCGCACCGTTTATATGATGATGGTGATTGATACCAGTGGCTCGATGGCTGGTGCGAGAATGCAATCGCTTAAAGAAGGTTTGCGAATTGCTACCAAAGAAATCAATGCTGGTAATCAGGTTGGTTTGATCACTTTTAGCGATCGCGTCAAAAATATAGTCAATCTATTTCCCTTCGATGCTTTGCAACATAAGCGATTACTGGCAGCGATCGATGCTCTTGAGGCTGATGGCAATACTGCCCTTTATGATGGTGCGATCGCAGGTTTAGCCCCTCTCATGGAACGCCGCAAAGCCGATCCTACGGGTGTATTTCGCTTGCTATTACTAACCGATGGTGAAGTAACTACAGGACTGAAATTTGAAGAGGTCAAGGATCTAATGAAGTTTAGCGATGTACGGATTTATCCGATCGCCTATGGCGAGGTCAATCAGAAAGAGCTTGCAGCGATCGCAGCTTTACGCGAGTCTACAGTTCAAATCGGTACACCTCAAAATGTCCAGAATCTTCTCAAGGAAATCTTTCAAACAAATCTTTAG
- a CDS encoding CHAT domain-containing protein has protein sequence MHDGSVDIFDGAIAIMGKLVTLKFNDGNFEQGFAVTIQIGEEGALPSSEIAANLPPSKELPLLYDAWQSFYLKIGVTTRLSADANAVTNVSFLEDCYDAAEKLAEHLNQWLRSQSFLPARELVSDNIYRTDEVRVLLQSGNPYLQKMPWHLWDLFDRRFTKSEIAIAAPAYSSIDPTQKHSDKIRILVILGNSEGIDIDADRSMLEQLPNAEVTLLVEPKRQQLNDELWQQQWDILFFAGHSSTQEDIGRIYINETESLRMEQLRYALRTAVSNGLRLAIFNSCDGLGLARSLFDLHIPQVIVMREPIPDEVAQKFLRYFLEDFSSGTSCYLSVRRARERLQGIEDRFPCATWLPIICQNPAETPLTWSIPKDEKVTIPVPAPPKQSVPVVSPMIEASSPQPPSRRNQRTKLFQLPQTYMLLAGTALGLACFVAILRPRPIVIASGGAIAAIVFGAWAWQVKKEFAWLNENNLLDRYVFASKLDGLERKSLATGMQWRRAKAWAREMHVYAEKIVEKEPDMTVDILETLITVLDLAGQVADAIATIGQVKSENYRVVAQRRLQASYDRLQATHELLQNLQDQVLLLSLDRSSSNLKMELPAQLRLAIDTNKITLQANEN, from the coding sequence GTGCATGATGGGTCTGTAGATATTTTTGATGGAGCGATCGCCATTATGGGGAAGCTAGTAACCCTTAAATTTAATGACGGTAATTTCGAGCAGGGCTTCGCAGTAACAATTCAGATTGGTGAAGAAGGCGCACTTCCATCATCAGAAATTGCTGCAAATTTACCTCCATCAAAAGAGTTACCTTTGCTATATGACGCATGGCAATCTTTCTATCTGAAAATAGGTGTAACCACGAGACTATCAGCAGATGCTAATGCTGTTACTAATGTCTCCTTTCTCGAAGATTGTTATGATGCTGCCGAAAAACTTGCAGAACATCTCAATCAATGGTTGCGATCGCAGTCTTTTCTTCCTGCAAGAGAATTAGTCTCCGATAATATCTATAGAACCGATGAAGTGCGAGTACTGCTGCAATCGGGAAATCCCTATTTACAGAAGATGCCTTGGCATTTGTGGGATTTATTCGATCGCCGCTTTACCAAGTCCGAAATTGCGATCGCTGCACCTGCATACTCCAGTATCGACCCGACCCAAAAACATTCTGACAAGATTCGCATTCTCGTAATTCTCGGCAATAGTGAAGGTATCGATATAGATGCTGATCGCTCCATGCTAGAGCAATTACCAAATGCAGAGGTGACTCTGTTAGTAGAACCAAAGCGCCAGCAACTTAACGATGAGCTATGGCAACAGCAATGGGATATTCTCTTTTTTGCAGGGCATAGCTCTACTCAAGAGGATATTGGTCGTATCTATATCAATGAAACGGAAAGTCTAAGGATGGAACAGTTGCGCTATGCCCTGAGAACTGCGGTATCCAACGGGTTAAGATTAGCGATTTTTAACTCCTGTGATGGTTTGGGCTTGGCGCGATCGCTATTTGATTTACATATTCCCCAAGTAATCGTTATGCGAGAGCCGATCCCCGATGAAGTAGCACAAAAGTTTTTGCGTTACTTTCTCGAAGATTTCTCAAGTGGAACCTCTTGCTATTTATCAGTCCGTCGAGCAAGGGAGCGCTTGCAAGGTATTGAAGATCGCTTTCCCTGTGCAACTTGGCTACCGATTATCTGTCAAAACCCCGCAGAAACACCTCTAACATGGTCAATTCCAAAGGATGAGAAAGTGACTATACCCGTACCAGCACCACCAAAACAATCAGTACCAGTAGTATCGCCAATGATAGAAGCGTCATCTCCACAACCACCTAGTCGAAGAAATCAAAGGACAAAGCTATTCCAATTGCCCCAAACCTATATGCTTTTGGCAGGAACAGCTTTGGGTTTGGCTTGCTTTGTGGCGATACTGCGTCCGCGTCCGATTGTGATTGCGAGTGGTGGGGCGATCGCCGCGATCGTCTTTGGTGCGTGGGCATGGCAAGTTAAGAAAGAATTTGCGTGGTTGAATGAAAATAATTTGCTCGATCGCTATGTATTTGCTTCAAAACTGGATGGATTAGAACGCAAGTCTCTAGCTACTGGGATGCAGTGGCGGAGAGCGAAGGCATGGGCGAGGGAGATGCATGTTTATGCTGAGAAAATAGTTGAGAAAGAACCAGATATGACGGTGGATATCTTAGAGACTTTGATTACTGTTTTGGATTTAGCGGGACAGGTTGCTGATGCGATCGCTACTATCGGTCAGGTGAAGTCTGAGAACTATCGGGTGGTTGCCCAACGACGTTTACAGGCAAGTTACGATCGCCTCCAAGCTACTCACGAGCTTTTACAAAATTTACAGGATCAAGTTCTATTACTTTCGCTAGATCGCAGTAGTTCTAATCTCAAAATGGAGCTTCCTGCTCAGTTGAGATTAGCGATCGATACAAATAAAATTACTTTGCAAGCAAACGAAAATTAG
- a CDS encoding YiaA/YiaB family inner membrane protein: protein MRLNSIDPMLNQKDTTAWIFQVYAAFVISTGSFAASLYLLPMDNVVRSQLGISYVFSISASVSLTKTIRDNHEARKRQALIDAIITDKVITENHPLIDLLENSKISK from the coding sequence ATGCGTTTGAATTCAATCGATCCCATGCTGAATCAAAAAGATACGACTGCTTGGATTTTTCAAGTTTATGCAGCTTTTGTCATCTCTACTGGATCTTTTGCAGCTAGCCTCTATTTACTGCCTATGGACAATGTCGTTAGAAGTCAACTGGGGATTAGCTATGTGTTTTCTATCAGTGCCAGTGTTTCTCTGACCAAGACCATTCGCGATAATCATGAAGCGAGGAAACGCCAAGCACTGATTGATGCAATCATCACCGATAAAGTTATTACTGAAAATCATCCTCTCATCGATTTACTTGAAAACTCCAAAATCTCAAAGTAA
- a CDS encoding M48 family metallopeptidase — protein MTQEKFDELVRQLESYSQQYPNMYKLRVAALAAFGYLYIFVAIALLLGVAIFIGAIAIYGHFINKFTIYLVLIFIVPAFMILRSLWVTFPEPTGTRLNRKQVPELFALVNRLTKSLQAPPFHQILLTTEFNASVVQVPRLGIFGWQKNYLILGLPLMQSLSPEQFQAVLAHEIGHLSGNHSRFAGWIYRVRKTWMQILERFQTDQGAEVVAMSFYGFINWYSPLLNAYSFVLARANEYEADRCAADSVGNQHTAEALILIGVKSQYIDNSYWKNVGQQVNTQPEPPTAPFADLAQSLQHEIEPETYNKLLERSLAIKTDNSDTHPCLSDRLQALGFNPSSLPVMSFSPVTAGQQFLGNALSHLTEQFDRQWYENIKASWKERFTYIQDLQIALQAIEEKAKSEILNLTEAWNRAFWTSEIMGDRAALPLAQNVIAMQADHAGANYLLGRVLIEDADPYGIEHLEIAMEGDVDAYIPSCELIYGFLKQQGKNDEAQKYQQKLESHYQKVYLAQQERATVSCFDALITHDLPEEEVNKLQQYLSHYKNIEACYLVRKHLKHFPEKSMYVMAIRCRHSFWTRFRLSARALKKEQEAIAKIVKEFQFANYTYVTVFASDRSFNKQEFPYVISEDYIKKVAGKPIYQS, from the coding sequence ATGACTCAGGAAAAATTTGACGAACTGGTACGACAACTAGAGAGCTATTCGCAGCAGTATCCCAATATGTATAAACTGCGTGTAGCAGCTTTAGCGGCGTTTGGATATCTTTACATTTTTGTAGCGATCGCTCTTTTGTTAGGAGTGGCTATTTTTATTGGTGCGATCGCAATTTATGGGCATTTTATCAATAAATTCACCATCTACTTGGTGCTAATTTTTATTGTTCCAGCATTCATGATCTTGCGATCGCTGTGGGTGACCTTTCCTGAACCAACTGGCACTCGGCTAAATCGCAAGCAAGTTCCCGAACTTTTTGCATTGGTGAATCGATTAACTAAATCTCTACAAGCTCCACCATTTCATCAAATTCTTTTAACTACAGAGTTCAACGCATCGGTAGTGCAAGTTCCTCGTTTAGGAATTTTTGGTTGGCAAAAAAACTATCTCATTCTTGGGTTGCCTTTAATGCAATCCCTGTCTCCCGAACAGTTTCAAGCCGTATTAGCTCATGAAATTGGACATCTTTCGGGCAATCATAGTCGCTTTGCTGGATGGATTTATCGAGTACGCAAAACATGGATGCAGATTTTGGAACGCTTCCAAACTGATCAGGGAGCAGAAGTTGTGGCTATGAGTTTCTATGGATTTATCAATTGGTACTCACCGCTATTAAATGCCTATTCCTTCGTTTTAGCTAGAGCTAACGAGTACGAAGCCGATCGCTGTGCGGCTGACTCAGTCGGTAATCAGCATACTGCTGAAGCCTTAATTTTGATTGGAGTAAAGAGTCAATATATTGACAATTCCTATTGGAAAAATGTTGGTCAGCAGGTAAATACCCAACCTGAGCCTCCAACTGCACCATTTGCTGACCTAGCCCAATCGCTACAACATGAAATTGAGCCTGAGACCTATAACAAATTATTAGAGCGATCGCTAGCTATTAAAACTGATAATAGCGATACTCATCCTTGCTTAAGCGATCGCTTGCAAGCTTTAGGATTTAATCCATCATCTCTTCCTGTGATGAGTTTTAGCCCTGTAACTGCGGGACAGCAATTTCTAGGTAATGCTCTTAGCCATTTGACTGAACAATTTGATCGCCAGTGGTATGAAAATATTAAGGCATCATGGAAAGAGCGATTTACTTATATTCAAGATCTTCAGATTGCATTGCAAGCAATTGAGGAGAAAGCAAAGTCGGAAATATTAAATCTCACGGAAGCATGGAATCGAGCTTTTTGGACAAGTGAGATTATGGGAGATCGTGCCGCTTTGCCGCTTGCTCAGAATGTAATTGCGATGCAAGCCGATCATGCTGGGGCTAATTATCTATTAGGGAGAGTCCTAATTGAAGATGCTGATCCTTATGGGATTGAGCATTTGGAAATCGCTATGGAAGGTGATGTGGATGCTTATATCCCAAGTTGTGAACTAATTTATGGATTTCTCAAACAACAGGGTAAAAATGATGAAGCGCAGAAGTACCAACAAAAGCTTGAAAGCCACTATCAAAAGGTTTATTTAGCACAACAAGAGAGGGCTACAGTAAGCTGTTTTGATGCTCTCATTACTCATGATCTGCCTGAAGAGGAAGTTAATAAATTACAGCAATACTTGTCTCATTATAAAAATATTGAAGCCTGCTATCTCGTTCGCAAGCATTTAAAGCATTTTCCTGAAAAGTCGATGTATGTGATGGCGATTAGATGTAGGCATTCCTTCTGGACGAGGTTTCGTTTGAGTGCTAGAGCCTTAAAAAAAGAGCAAGAGGCGATCGCGAAAATTGTTAAGGAATTTCAGTTTGCAAACTATACATACGTGACTGTGTTTGCCTCCGACCGTAGTTTTAATAAGCAAGAATTTCCCTATGTCATATCAGAGGACTATATTAAAAAAGTTGCAGGAAAACCGATTTATCAATCTTAA
- a CDS encoding DUF1822 family protein, with amino-acid sequence MNIEDSLISLPISTKAHSLARSLADQHSIPSVVERVRQNTLAVLIIHDYLEMMGIASNLDSGDCWNPFVQICADIADLEIEGRGKIECRSLLAGELVCYVPAEVWVDRIGYVVVQFNQDWGSASILGFLPQVSTESLAIDCLEPIENLLESIYNLQQSPQNFSDNNLDVTTISNKTISNLSNWMRDVFELGWQELENLLDAKQSRYAYRTREISTSLNNNASNLSELRRGKLIDLGFEMSGSLVCLIITISQISEFEMGIRIALYPISNILLPEFIKLIVLDDAENIFLQTQARSIDNYIQLQFSGNIGERFSVQVSLAETYVIESFLI; translated from the coding sequence ATGAATATTGAAGATAGTTTGATATCTTTGCCAATTTCTACTAAAGCTCATAGCCTTGCGCGATCGCTTGCCGATCAACATTCAATCCCGTCTGTGGTAGAGAGGGTAAGGCAAAATACCTTGGCAGTACTCATAATTCATGATTACCTAGAAATGATGGGTATTGCTTCTAATTTAGATTCTGGCGATTGCTGGAATCCCTTTGTACAGATATGTGCAGATATTGCTGATTTGGAAATTGAGGGAAGAGGAAAGATAGAATGTCGATCGCTATTAGCGGGTGAGTTAGTATGCTATGTACCTGCTGAGGTGTGGGTGGATCGAATTGGTTATGTTGTTGTGCAGTTTAATCAAGACTGGGGATCGGCATCAATTTTAGGCTTTTTGCCACAAGTATCGACGGAATCCCTTGCTATTGATTGCTTAGAACCTATCGAAAATTTATTAGAATCAATCTATAATTTACAACAATCTCCTCAAAACTTTTCTGATAATAATTTAGATGTTACTACTATCAGTAATAAAACGATTTCTAATCTCAGTAATTGGATGCGAGATGTTTTTGAGTTGGGCTGGCAAGAGTTAGAAAATTTATTAGATGCTAAGCAATCTCGATATGCCTATCGTACTAGAGAAATCTCAACTTCTCTTAATAATAATGCATCTAATCTGTCAGAATTACGGCGAGGTAAGTTAATAGATCTTGGATTTGAGATGTCTGGATCTTTAGTTTGTCTAATCATAACTATTTCTCAAATTTCCGAATTTGAAATGGGGATCCGTATAGCTTTGTATCCAATCTCCAATATTCTTTTACCTGAATTTATAAAACTAATAGTTTTAGACGATGCGGAAAATATTTTTCTGCAAACACAAGCTAGAAGTATCGACAATTATATACAGCTTCAATTTAGCGGCAATATTGGTGAAAGGTTTAGTGTTCAGGTCTCACTTGCTGAAACCTATGTAATTGAGAGTTTTCTGATCTGA
- a CDS encoding sigma-70 family RNA polymerase sigma factor, whose product MSVLEQQLEQLVTETCKHPYGSLGRQRGLTSLVRLINRSQKLWRDSSWYYEDALQLTWLYFCRNLCEAITAKASYDIEKSNVITWLNAYLKRRLQDMYIEDREKQKLSMEIDKEDRNGVRISQAIDCIVASPQPSNLLEQLRQWVEKDQTKVLRRTYIRDRADVNAQILILKRLPPETSWQILSQEYSLSISTLSSFYQRKCIPLLKEFYEQQKVV is encoded by the coding sequence ATGAGTGTTTTAGAACAACAATTAGAACAACTTGTCACAGAAACTTGTAAACATCCATATGGTAGTCTTGGACGACAAAGAGGATTGACTTCACTAGTAAGGCTCATTAACCGATCGCAAAAACTTTGGAGAGATAGTTCTTGGTATTATGAAGATGCTTTACAACTAACATGGTTATATTTTTGTCGGAATCTATGTGAAGCAATCACTGCAAAAGCTTCCTATGATATAGAGAAAAGTAATGTAATTACTTGGTTAAATGCTTACCTTAAACGTCGGTTACAAGATATGTATATCGAAGATCGAGAAAAGCAAAAATTATCTATGGAGATAGATAAAGAAGATCGTAACGGAGTGAGAATATCACAAGCGATCGATTGTATAGTCGCATCTCCTCAGCCATCAAATTTGCTAGAGCAATTACGGCAATGGGTAGAGAAAGATCAGACTAAAGTTTTAAGGCGTACTTACATACGCGATCGTGCTGATGTGAATGCTCAGATCTTAATTCTTAAGCGTTTACCTCCTGAGACTAGTTGGCAAATATTATCTCAAGAATATTCATTATCAATCTCGACCCTAAGTAGTTTTTATCAACGCAAATGTATTCCTCTATTAAAAGAATTTTATGAACAGCAAAAAGTTGTTTAA